One window of the Caminibacter pacificus genome contains the following:
- a CDS encoding CCA tRNA nucleotidyltransferase, protein MQKDIEFLKKFFAPYSKRVYFVGGCVRDEILGITPKEYDIEVYDIDPEKFDSLMAKLGAKGVGKSFFVYKWKNFDIALPRVETKVAKGHRGFEVSLTQDEKTASKRRDFTMNALMKNIFTGEILDFWGGIKDIQSKIIRHIDDNTFVEDSLRVLRAMQFASRLKFKVAPETIKLCQSIDLSDLSRERIYMEFEKMFKSKYLYYGFYYFIVLGIAKKLLNLEFSKKEFFHLAKLYKNNPLESFFLYHLIYYKHLNHEKVISALNLPNRLKKEIKIKKCPKTVTNRFLFALALKYPLKTFSILNLNCCEEWIKAHNLWDKKYRPKNIDPKNPRQSILNEIKSIPLKKVSP, encoded by the coding sequence TTGCAAAAAGATATCGAATTTCTAAAAAAATTTTTTGCACCTTATTCTAAAAGAGTCTATTTCGTCGGGGGTTGCGTAAGAGACGAAATTTTAGGCATTACACCAAAAGAGTACGATATAGAAGTATATGACATAGACCCTGAAAAATTCGATTCGTTAATGGCAAAACTTGGCGCTAAAGGGGTTGGCAAAAGCTTTTTTGTGTATAAATGGAAAAATTTCGACATCGCCTTGCCCCGAGTTGAAACGAAAGTGGCAAAAGGCCACAGGGGCTTTGAGGTATCACTCACACAGGACGAAAAAACGGCTTCAAAAAGACGCGATTTTACAATGAACGCTTTAATGAAAAATATCTTCACGGGTGAAATACTCGATTTTTGGGGAGGTATTAAAGATATTCAAAGCAAAATCATCCGACATATCGACGATAATACTTTTGTTGAAGACTCTCTTAGAGTACTTAGAGCTATGCAGTTTGCAAGCAGACTAAAATTCAAAGTAGCCCCCGAAACTATAAAACTTTGCCAAAGCATAGACTTAAGCGATTTGAGCCGTGAGAGAATTTATATGGAATTTGAAAAAATGTTTAAAAGCAAGTATCTTTATTACGGGTTTTATTATTTTATAGTTCTTGGAATAGCAAAAAAACTTCTGAATTTAGAATTTAGCAAAAAAGAGTTTTTTCACCTCGCAAAACTTTATAAAAACAATCCTCTTGAGAGCTTTTTTTTATATCACCTCATCTACTACAAACACCTAAACCACGAAAAAGTAATCTCGGCCTTAAACCTTCCCAACAGATTAAAAAAAGAAATCAAAATAAAAAAATGCCCTAAAACAGTTACCAATAGATTCCTTTTCGCACTTGCGCTAAAATACCCTCTAAAAACATTCAGCATACTTAATCTAAACTGCTGCGAGGAGTGGATAAAAGCCCACAACCTTTGGGATAAAAAATACCGCCCAAAAAACATAGACCCCAAAAATCCAAGACAATCTATCCTTAATGAAATAAAATCTATTCCTCTAAAAAAAGTTTCTCCTTAA
- a CDS encoding CiaD-like domain-containing protein, protein MDIKETILETLQEIEEEEIFEHIEEEKQECDKEFLKHLRERLLVLFDGLQSPNTQNLDVKLDVTLNFLEYLLARLEEKINE, encoded by the coding sequence ATGGATATCAAAGAAACAATACTCGAAACACTCCAAGAAATAGAAGAAGAGGAAATCTTCGAACATATCGAAGAAGAAAAACAAGAGTGCGACAAAGAATTTTTAAAACACCTAAGAGAAAGACTTCTCGTACTTTTTGACGGACTCCAATCTCCGAACACTCAAAATTTAGATGTCAAACTTGACGTAACTTTAAACTTTCTTGAATACCTGCTTGCAAGGCTTGAAGAAAAAATTAACGAATAA
- a CDS encoding tetratricopeptide repeat protein translates to MPLTKTYAKILESQGFKSEALDIYRKLLKKYPEDKELIEAIKRLEKRRKFKGVNVLKLKEFENINQKNRYDFEKWLSEL, encoded by the coding sequence ATGCCGCTAACTAAAACATACGCAAAAATACTCGAATCCCAGGGCTTTAAAAGTGAAGCCCTGGATATTTACCGCAAGCTGTTAAAAAAATACCCTGAAGATAAAGAGTTAATCGAGGCAATCAAAAGACTCGAAAAAAGAAGAAAATTTAAAGGGGTGAACGTTTTGAAACTCAAAGAATTCGAAAATATCAATCAAAAAAACCGCTATGATTTTGAAAAATGGCTAAGTGAGTTATAA
- the leuB gene encoding 3-isopropylmalate dehydrogenase, which translates to MKNYKIAVLKGDGIGPEIVDEAIKVLDAVASKEGFNLEYNEYLIGGSAIDVFDNPCPDETIKGCLNSDAVLFGAIGGPKWDNVEKQKRPESGLLKLRKSLGLFANIRPAIIFDELVNASTLKPEVIKGVDLTVVRELTGGIYFGEPRYKDDNKAYNTMIYTRDEIERIAKVAFEEAMRRNKKVTSVDKANVLEVSELWREVVEEVAKNYPEVELEHMYVDNAAMQLVRNPKQFDVILTGNIFGDILSDEASMIVGSIGLLPSASIGGKVGLFEPIHGSAPDIAGQGIANPIATILSAAMMLDYLGEKAAGDKIRDAIKQVLAKGYRTKDLASFDAKEVVTTTEMGSLIAEHAAN; encoded by the coding sequence ATGAAAAATTATAAAATCGCGGTACTAAAAGGGGACGGAATCGGTCCCGAAATCGTAGATGAAGCTATAAAAGTTCTTGACGCGGTTGCAAGCAAAGAAGGGTTTAATTTAGAGTATAACGAATATCTTATCGGCGGAAGCGCAATCGACGTATTCGACAACCCGTGTCCGGACGAAACTATAAAAGGTTGTCTAAATTCCGACGCCGTACTTTTCGGAGCAATCGGAGGTCCTAAATGGGACAACGTAGAAAAACAAAAAAGACCTGAAAGCGGTCTTTTGAAACTTAGAAAATCATTAGGACTTTTTGCAAATATAAGACCTGCGATAATTTTTGACGAACTCGTAAACGCTTCAACACTAAAACCGGAAGTAATAAAAGGCGTTGATTTAACGGTAGTAAGAGAACTCACAGGCGGTATTTATTTCGGAGAGCCGAGATACAAAGACGACAACAAAGCTTACAATACTATGATTTATACAAGAGACGAAATTGAGAGAATCGCAAAAGTCGCTTTTGAAGAAGCTATGAGAAGAAACAAAAAAGTAACTTCTGTAGATAAAGCAAACGTACTTGAAGTAAGCGAGCTTTGGAGAGAAGTTGTAGAAGAAGTTGCAAAAAACTATCCTGAAGTAGAACTTGAACATATGTACGTAGATAACGCCGCAATGCAGCTTGTAAGAAACCCGAAACAATTCGACGTTATCCTAACGGGTAATATTTTCGGTGATATTTTAAGCGATGAAGCGAGTATGATTGTAGGAAGTATCGGTCTTCTTCCGAGTGCGAGTATCGGAGGAAAAGTCGGACTTTTCGAACCTATTCACGGAAGTGCTCCGGATATAGCGGGACAAGGTATAGCAAACCCTATCGCTACTATTTTAAGTGCTGCTATGATGCTTGATTATTTAGGTGAAAAAGCCGCGGGTGATAAAATCAGAGACGCAATAAAACAAGTACTTGCAAAAGGCTACAGAACAAAAGACCTTGCAAGTTTCGACGCAAAAGAAGTGGTAACGACAACAGAAATGGGAAGCTTGATAGCAGAACATGCCGCTAACTAA
- the leuD gene encoding 3-isopropylmalate dehydratase small subunit, with the protein MNVITGRVWKFGDNIDTDLIIPARYLNTSDPHELAKHVMEDADPEFPKKVRPGDIIVAGKNFGSGSSREHAPIALKAAGVAAVIAKSFARIFYRNSFNMGLPIFELLEADEINEGDLVKIDLDKGIVHNIDTGKEYKFAPIPPFMQELIAAGGLINYAKEILKENNEKL; encoded by the coding sequence ATGAACGTTATTACAGGAAGAGTGTGGAAATTCGGCGATAATATCGATACGGATTTGATCATCCCCGCAAGATATCTTAATACATCCGACCCTCACGAACTCGCAAAACACGTTATGGAAGACGCTGACCCTGAGTTTCCTAAAAAAGTAAGACCGGGAGATATTATAGTCGCAGGTAAAAACTTCGGTAGCGGAAGTAGTAGAGAACACGCTCCTATCGCTCTAAAAGCGGCCGGAGTTGCTGCGGTAATCGCAAAGAGTTTTGCAAGAATTTTTTATAGAAACAGCTTCAATATGGGACTTCCTATTTTCGAACTTCTTGAAGCGGACGAAATTAACGAAGGAGATTTGGTAAAAATCGACCTTGATAAAGGTATCGTTCATAATATCGATACCGGAAAAGAGTACAAATTCGCTCCTATTCCTCCGTTTATGCAAGAGCTGATTGCAGCCGGCGGACTTATTAACTACGCAAAAGAGATTTTAAAGGAAAACAATGAAAAATTATAA
- a CDS encoding EI24 domain-containing protein, whose translation MKISSCFVKSFRDLFNVDVLKVVLISALPLFLLIFGFLYAFWDQIISVSSFLISWVPFSVLKLNGAFFILFFVWFILVLVSFAVVTAIFSPIFLNKLKERGYYLYSIITIGFFSLLYAVLLIKNWDYVFEEVKRLLTILPFDTVSKGVSAIVAVYIFYNFFILSLFFVIFIFSKPFLEAIRELEYPELEINVEDKFKYKRAILKDILIFIALFAVLFPLFFIPVINVGVQLFLWTKLYRDSFLYFVCNEYCSKDEFEKLSSQSFKTSFVAFLAALFNLLPIINFFAPFFAVIMFFHCVMELKLANKNISVKEEN comes from the coding sequence ATGAAAATCAGTAGCTGTTTTGTGAAATCTTTTAGGGATTTGTTTAATGTTGACGTTTTGAAAGTGGTGCTTATTAGCGCGTTGCCGCTTTTTTTGTTGATTTTCGGTTTTTTGTATGCGTTTTGGGACCAGATTATTTCGGTTAGTTCTTTTTTAATCTCATGGGTGCCTTTTAGCGTTTTGAAATTAAACGGAGCGTTTTTTATTCTGTTTTTCGTTTGGTTTATTTTGGTTCTTGTCTCTTTTGCGGTTGTGACGGCGATTTTTTCGCCTATTTTTCTTAATAAGTTAAAAGAGAGAGGTTATTATCTCTATTCGATAATTACGATAGGCTTTTTTTCGCTTCTTTATGCGGTACTTTTGATTAAAAATTGGGATTATGTTTTTGAGGAAGTAAAAAGACTTCTTACTATTCTGCCTTTCGATACGGTTTCAAAAGGTGTTAGTGCTATTGTTGCGGTTTATATTTTTTATAACTTTTTTATTTTAAGTCTGTTTTTTGTGATTTTTATTTTTTCAAAGCCGTTTTTGGAAGCGATAAGAGAGCTTGAATATCCGGAGCTTGAGATAAATGTCGAGGATAAATTTAAGTATAAAAGAGCGATTTTAAAAGATATTTTGATATTTATCGCTCTTTTTGCGGTGCTATTTCCTCTATTTTTCATTCCGGTGATAAATGTAGGCGTTCAGTTGTTTTTGTGGACTAAACTTTATAGGGATTCGTTTTTGTATTTCGTTTGCAACGAATACTGCTCAAAAGATGAGTTTGAAAAATTAAGCTCTCAAAGTTTTAAAACTTCTTTTGTAGCGTTTTTGGCGGCGCTTTTTAATCTGTTGCCTATTATTAACTTTTTCGCTCCGTTTTTTGCCGTGATTATGTTTTTCCATTGTGTTATGGAGCTAAAACTTGCGAATAAAAATATAAGCGTAAAAGAAGAAAACTAA
- the flgG gene encoding flagellar basal-body rod protein FlgG: MVRSLYTAATGMMAQQMQIDVVSNNISNVNTIGYKKQRAEFADLFYQTMEYAGTATSTTTISPTGINVGLGVRPTAVTKIFTQGNLKQTNNNLDLAIQGDGFFQVQLPDGRIAYTRDGAFKLDADGNVVTSDGYKLIPEITLPPTTVQVSIGTDGTVSILEAGQTQMQQIGQIQLAKFINPAGLHSLGSNLYINTSASGDPIVATPGTDGIGEVRQGFLEMSNVQLVEEMTDLITGQRAYDAASKAIMTSDEMLQTVNNLKR; this comes from the coding sequence ATGGTCAGAAGTCTTTATACGGCAGCCACAGGTATGATGGCTCAACAAATGCAAATAGATGTCGTCTCGAATAACATCTCAAACGTAAATACGATAGGTTATAAAAAACAAAGAGCGGAATTTGCTGATTTGTTTTATCAGACTATGGAATACGCCGGTACGGCGACATCTACAACAACTATTTCACCTACGGGTATTAATGTCGGGCTTGGAGTTAGACCTACCGCCGTTACTAAAATTTTTACTCAAGGAAACCTAAAACAAACGAATAACAATCTCGATTTGGCAATACAAGGCGACGGATTTTTTCAAGTACAATTACCCGACGGCCGTATAGCTTATACGAGAGACGGAGCTTTTAAGCTTGATGCCGACGGCAACGTAGTAACAAGCGACGGATATAAATTAATCCCAGAAATCACTCTACCTCCGACAACCGTACAAGTTTCTATAGGAACCGACGGAACGGTAAGTATTCTTGAAGCCGGACAAACACAAATGCAACAAATCGGTCAAATCCAACTTGCAAAATTCATTAACCCCGCAGGTTTGCACTCTCTTGGTAGCAATCTCTATATCAATACTTCAGCTTCAGGTGACCCGATAGTTGCGACACCGGGTACCGACGGAATAGGAGAAGTAAGACAAGGCTTTCTTGAAATGAGCAACGTACAGCTTGTAGAAGAGATGACGGACTTGATTACCGGTCAAAGAGCATATGACGCGGCAAGTAAAGCTATTATGACAAGTGATGAAATGCTTCAAACTGTTAATAATTTGAAGAGGTAG